The Portunus trituberculatus isolate SZX2019 chromosome 49, ASM1759143v1, whole genome shotgun sequence genome contains a region encoding:
- the LOC123499229 gene encoding LOW QUALITY PROTEIN: neurogenic locus Notch protein-like (The sequence of the model RefSeq protein was modified relative to this genomic sequence to represent the inferred CDS: inserted 2 bases in 2 codons), with protein MHVRAGIVLWVWCCLAHLAQGFISCSPNPCKNDGKCVSHPGAESSCQCTDEYVGEYCQHLNPCRNGPGARCQNGGTCKAVLSVSGPSPKFECICPVGYQASLCEIAVANACDSDPCLNGATCQLVTLDTYRCQCPSGYRGEHCEKVDHCASKPCRNGATCHSTGSTFSCTCPPGFTGTTCTTDVDECRDEPCRRGTCSNTFGSYTCNCEVGYTGANCESQYVPCEPSPCHNGGTCVARDAFSYDCRCPSGFRGRNCEININDCERHMCQNGATCVDGVNTYTCACPPTFTGPYCTEDVDECAVRPTICKNGATCTNTVGGFSCICVNGWTGEVCSENIDDCTASACFNGATCIDRVGSYLCQCTPGKTGLLCHLDDACASNPCHRGSLCDTSPTDGGYICTCPPGYKGVDCTEDIDECKEGLPCEHNGTCVNTPGSFRCNCSKGFTGPRCEININECESNPCHNQGTCLDERGAFRCVCMPGYTGQHCEEDVDECASHPCYNNGVCSDLINEYRCSCTQGFTGRQCHINIDDCASEPCQHGGICIDRVAGYSCRCPPGFTGRNCETNIDDCLSSPCRQGTCIDGNNSFKCMCHPGYTGLLCQTEIDECSSSPCQHKGTCKNLINGYKCDCPNGTAGMNCEHNINECFSNPCRNGAKCKDGINEYSCECEPGYTGRHCETNIDDCLSQPCANGGRCIDMVNGFRCQCPSGYYDARCLSNVNECASDPCLNGGSCYDDVNRFNCKCPPGFTGHRCEHEIDECQSNPCQHGGTCHDALNMYTCSCXPGYSGRNCEVNIDDCQSRPCRNGGTCIDLVNSYKCVCELPHTGKNCEVRMDPCSPNKCRHDARCMPTANFVDFTCECNLGYTGRLCDEDINECSVSPSPCKNGATCRNTNGSYSCDCAVGYEGRECTINTNDCAPQPCLNGGTCLDGIGDYTCLCVDGFGGTNCEHDLNECDSNPCQNNATCNDYVNSYTCTCRLGFSGTNCEINDEDCTPTSCMNNGSCIDGINNYTCECMMGFTGSHCQHRINECHSNPCKNGGTCSDHDGFFTCHCQYGYTGEQCENLVDWCTPTPCFNNGVCKQTKNRYKCVCPLGWTGLLCDVEMVSCATAAASKDVSPSELCLHDGKCHDIGNTHRCECAPGYTGSYCQHEIRECDSQPCMNGATCNDHVGTYSCTCRPGFQGLDCEYNVDDCKPNNPCQNGGVCHDQVNGFQCSCPHGTLGKLCEINTNDCYEGACHNGGTCVDKVGGFECDCKAGYVGTRCEGDVNECLSSPCVSEGTADCIQLVNDYRCNCKLGYMGRHCESKRDFCAEAPCQNGGVCNNNNVDYSCHCPDGFTGKSCEFPSDNCASNPCRPGEICRPYERGAECXPQEEKVTSCSPNPCLHGGNCLDRITFFECHCPPTWNGKMCEVHNPTFKGGIGKPVITFISNITLEREGCEIHRCEEKKNNNKCDKECATPACDYDGYECSLGRDPWGMCQAPINCVEVFGNGVCNTECNNSECLFDGMDCKKPLDSCNPIYDAYCQTNYGNGHCDQGCNTEECGWDGLDCEMEPPSILQEGLQIVVETDKATFMMVKKAFTRSLSTELRAHLSIKLGKSGEEMIYTYNRDGIQGLLVYFDIDTRRCERENQCLGTVTDMANFLAANRLRLGSYHDVPIAKVYEDMPLDPTPGYAYVIVGIVFTMVLVGIIFMVITNNRKRARGITWFPEGFFPKYNTPQGTEPARRKPDGQEMRSFSKGASMHHLADLADGEGPGPPMAIPGPMADWSDDDSEHPPTKRSRHEAGYSDQTHLTDYDDANDPRVWTQQHLDAADIKNPDLLALTPPQTEPEDQRGLAGEVDPKGPMGLTPLMIASFRGGGLESHTDEDDKDGSAAVIQELIEQGAKLNAKMDRTGETSLHLAARYARADAAKRLLDAKADANAQDATGRTPLHAAVAADAQGVFQILLRNRSTDLNAKMNDGTTPLILAARLAIEGMVEDLINADADINAADDLGKTALHWAASVNNVEAVQILLAHGANRDAQNNRDETPLFLAAREGSYEACKILLDHFANRDITDNMERLPEDVANERLHHDIVRLLREHHPRSPQMAQVVNTSHLVSQQNQQAGNVLTQQMTPQPAQRTNTQPKAKARRPKSSVMSLPGGSINTPVSPDGTVSIKRSSSIKKKREASGVPSVDSQTQLSPLNSTGSPHGVFEAASSPFETGLFSGGLGGVNPHFPDLGVAQPPPYEESVKAAASMNNLQQIGVRDNNPFSFASLIEGHPHHQGHVVHQRQQSMPASFSPQSQTTSPPHHMTPPHSSPQHVHSPHAQGHATSPGKMRPALPTSPTHMAALRHATATSGFEFPTSSGAAYSLPGQQQQQQQQQQPPPPPQQHQLQQAQAHHQQKQQQQQMQQHHQHQGSSGFYPHYPTPPSQHSGVEATPQHSHGAAQAAHDAFPTPSPESPGQWSSASPRSQSDWSEGVRSPLGPPGLPPIHPLYPNTQQQQQQQQQQQQQQQQQQQQQQQQQQQQQQQQQGQPQGPLQPLGLPSQGSIYI; from the exons gTGCACGGACGAGTACGTCGGGGAGTACTGCCAGCACCTCAACCCGTGCCGGAACGGTCCCGGGGCTCGCTGTCAGAACGGCGGCACCTGCAAGGCCGTGCTCTCGGTGTCCGGCCCCAGCCCCAAGTTTGAATGCATCTGTCCCGTGGGGTACCAGGCGTCGCTGTGTGAGATTGCAGTGGCCAACGCCTGTGATTCCGACCCGTGCCTCAATGGCGCCACTTGCCAGTTAGTAACCCTCGACACCTACCGCTGCCAGTGCCCCTCTGGCTACCGCGGCGAGCATTGCGAGAAGGTGGACCACTGCGCCTCCAAGCCGTGCCGCAACGGTGCCACCTGCCACTCCACAGGCTCCACTTTCAGCTGTACCTGCCCGCCAGGCTTCACCggcaccacctgcaccaccgaCGTGGACGAGTGTCGCGACGAGCCCTGTCGACGAGGCACCTGCAGCAATACCTTTGGCTCCTACAC ATGTAACTGCGAGGTGGGCTACACTGGCGCCAACTGTGAGAGTCAATACGTGCCGTGCGAGCCGTCGCCGTGCCACAATGGCGGCACCTGTGTGGCGCGGGACGCCTTCTCCTACGACTGTCGCTGCCCTTCCg GATTCAGAGGCAGGAACTGCGAGATCAACATTAACGACTGCGAGAGGCATATGTGCCAAAATGGCGCGACGTGCGTGGATGGCGTCAACACGTACACGTGCGCGTGTCCGCCAACCTTCACCGGGCCGTACTGCACTGAGGACGTGGATGAGTGTGCTGTGCGCCCCACTATTTGCAAG AACGGCGCCACCTGTACCAACACTGTGGGCGGCTTCTCCTGCATCTGTGTGAATGGCTGGACAGGAGAGGTGTGCTCTGAGAACATCGACGACTGCACGGCCTCTGCTTGTTTCAACGGCGCCACCTGCATCGACCGCGTGGGCTCCTACCTGTGCCAGTGCACGCCGGGGAAG ACGGGCTTATTGTGCCACCTGGACGACGCCTGTGCCAGCAATCCGTGCCATCGCGGCTCCCTGTGTGACACCTCGCCCACCGACGGCGGTTACATATGCACGTGTCCGCCAGGCTACAAGGGCGTTGACTGCACGGAGGACATCGACGAGTGCAAGGAGGGTTTGCCTTGCGAGCACAATGGCACCTGCGTCAACACTCCGGGCTCCTTCAG gTGTAACTGCTCCAAGGGCTTCACAGGGCCGCGCTGCGAGATCAACATCAATGAGTGCGAGAGCAACCCGTGCCACAACCAGGGCACATGTCTGGACGAGCGCGGTGCCTTTCGCTGTGTGTGCATGCCAG GCTACACTGGCCAACACTGTGAAGAAGACGTTGATGAATGTGCCTCCCACCCATGCTACAACAATGGAGTGTGCAGCGACCTCATCAACGAGTACCGGTGCAGCTGTACTCAGGGCTTCACTGGCCGCCAGTGTCACATCAATATTGACGACTGTGCTTCAGAGCCTTGCCAACATGGGGGAATCTGCATTGATAGGGTTGCTGGTTACAGTTGTCGCTGCCCACCAGGCTTTACTGGCAGGAACTGTGAGACCAACATTGACGACTGTCTGTCTTCTCCCTGCCGCCAAGGAACCTGCATCGACGGGAACAACTCCTTCAAGTGCATGTGTCACCCAGGCTACACGGGCCTCCTGTGTCAGACGGAAATTGACGAGTGCAGCTCCTCTCCGTGTCAGCACAAGGGGACGTGCAAGAACCTCATCAATGGCTACAAGTGTGACTGTCCCAACGGCACAGCCGGAATGAACTGTGAGCACAACATCAACGAGTGCTTCAGCAATCCGTGTCGCAACGGTGCCAAGTGCAAGGACGGGATCAACGAGTACAGCTGTGAGTGTGAGCCAGGCTACACCGGCAGGCACTGCGAGACCAACATTGATGATTGCCTGTCCCAGCCATGTGCCAACGGAGGCCGGTGCATCGACATGGTTAATGGGTTCCGCTGCCAGTGCCCATCCGGTTACTACGATGCTCGTTGCCTCTCCAATGTCAACGAGTGTGCCAGCGACCCCTGCCTTAATGGTGGTTCCTGCTACGATGATGTCAACAGGTTCAACTGCAAGTGTCCACCGGGGTTCACTGGCCACCGCTGTGAACACGAGATTGACGAGTGCCAGTCCAACCCATGCCAGCATGGCGGCACCTGCCATGATGCCCTCAACATGTACACCTGCTCAT CCCCGGGCTACTCCGGCAGAAATTGTGAGGTAAATATTGATGACTGCCAGAGTCGTCCATGCAGGAATGGTGGCACTTGCATTGACTTGGTGAACTcctacaagtgtgtgtgtgagctcccCCACACTGGCAAGAACTGTGAGGTGCGCATGGACCCATGCTCCCCAAACAAGTGCCGGCACGATGCCCGTTGCATGCCCACAGCAAACTTTGTGGACTTTACTTGCGAGTGCAACTTGGGCTACACCGGCCGCCTCTGTGATGAGGACATCAACGAGTGCAGCGTGTCCCCATCGCCCTGCAAGAATGGCGCCACCTGTCGCAACACCAATGGCTCCTACTCCTGTGACTGTGCTGTGGGCTACGAGGGCCGGGAGTGCACCATTAACACCAATGACTGTGCTCCGCAGCCCTGCCTCAACGGCGGCACTTGCCTAGACGGCATCGGGGATTACACCTGCCTGTGTGTTGACGGGTTCGGTGGCACCAACTGTGAACACGATCTCAACGAGTGCGACTCAAATCCTTGCCAGAACAATGCCACCTGCAACGACTACGTCAACTCCTACACCTGCACCTGTCGCCTTGGCTTCTCCGGAACAAATTGTGAGATTAATGATGAAGATTGCACTCCAACATCCTGCATGAACAATGGAAGCTGCATTGACGGCATCAACAACTACACCTGCGAGTGCATGATGGGCTTCACTGGCTCCCACTGCCAGCACCGCATCAACGAGTGCCATTCTAACCCTTGCAAGAATGGTGGCACCTGCAGTGACCATGATGGCTTCTTCACCTGCCACTGTCAGTATGGCTATACTGGGGAACAGTGTGAAAACCTGGTGGACTGGTGCACACCCACCCCCTGCTTCAACAACGGTGTGTGCAAGCAGACCAAGAACCgctacaagtgtgtgtgtccacTGGGCTGGACTGGCCTGCTGTGTGATGTGGAAATGGTGTCCTGTGCCACTGCAGCTGCCAGCAAGGACGTGAGTCCCTCAGAATTATGCCTTCACGATGGCAAGTGCCACGACATTGGCAACACCCACCGCTGCGAATGTGCCCCGGGGTATACCGGCTCCTACTGCCAGCATGAGATACGGGAGTGCGACTCCCAGCCATGCATGAATGGTGCCACCTGCAATGACCATGTGGGCACCTACTCTTGCACCTGCCGGCCGGGCTTCCAAGGCCTGGACTGCGAGTACAATGTTGATGACTGCAAGCCTAACAATCCCTGCCAGAATGGAGGAGTCTGCCACGACCAGGTGAATGGCTTCCAGTGTTCCTGTCCCCACGGAACTCTTGGGAAGCTGTGCGAGATCAACACCAATGATTGCTATGAGGGAGCCTGTCACAATGGCGGGACTTGTGTGGATAAGGTTGGTGGATTTGAGTGCGACTGTAAGGCAGGCTACGTGGGCACCAGGTGTGAAGGGGATGTAAATGAGTGCCTGTCATCCCCCTGTGTGTCTGAGGGCACTGCTGACTGCATCCAGCTTGTCAATGACTACCGTTGCAACTGTAAGCTGGGATACATGGGACGGCACTGTGAGAGCAAGAGGGACTTTTGTGCGGAGGCACCCTGCCAGAATGGAGGAGtctgcaacaataacaatgtggACTACTCTTGTCACTGCCCTGATGGATTCACAGGAAAGTCCTGCGAGTTCCCAAGCGACAACTGTGCCTCCAATCCATGCCGGCCAGGAGAGATCTGCCGCCCCTATGAGCGCGGCGCTGAGT ATCCTCAGGAGGAAAAGGTCACCTCCTGTAGCCCCAACCCATGTCTGCATGGTGGCAACTGTCTGGACAGGATCACCTTCTTTGAGTGCCACTGTCCTCCAACCTGGAATGGCAAGATGTGTGAGGTGCACAACCCAACTTTCAAAGGTGGCATTGGTAAGCCAGTCATCACCTTTATCTCCAACATTACTctggagagagaggggtgtgaaATCCACCgctgtgaagaaaagaagaacaacaataagtGTGACAAAGAGTGTGCAACTCCAGCCTGTGACTATGATGGCTACGAGTGTTCCTTGGGGAGGGACCCGTGGGGAATGTGTCAGGCTCCAATAAACTGTGTGGAAGTCTTTGGAAATGGAGTTTGTAACACTGAATGCAATAACAGTGAGTGCCTCTTTGATGGTATGGACTGCAAGAAGCCCTTGGATTCTTGCAATCCAATCTACGATGCTTACTGCCAGACCAACTATGGCAACGGCCACTGCGACCAAGGCTGCAACACTGAGGAATGTGGCTGGGACGGCCTGGACTGTGAGATGGAGCCGCCATCCATACTGCAGGAAGGACTCCAGATTGTAGTAGAGACTGACAAGGCCACATTCATGATGGTGAAGAAGGCCTTCACACGCTCACTGAGCACTGAGCTCCGGGCACACCTCTCCATCAAGTTGGGCAAGTCTGGCGAGGAGATGATCTACACTTACAACAGGGATGGCATCCAGGGCCTGCTAGTGTACTTTGACATTGACACCCGTCGCTGCGAGAGGGAGAACCAGTGCCTGGGAACTGTCACCGATATGGCAAACTTCCTGGCAGCCAACCGTCTGCGTCTGGGGAGCTACCATGACGTGCCCATTGCCAAGGTGTATGAGGACATGCCCCTGGATCCCACACCTGGCTATGCCTATGTCATTGTTGGCATTGTCTTTACCATGGTGTTGGTGGGCATCATCTTCATGGTCATTACTAACAACCGCAAGCGTGCCAGAGGCATCACCTGGTTCCCCGAGGGATTCTTCCCCAAGTACAACACACCACAGGGGACCGAGCCAGCCCGCAGGAAGCCAGACGGCCAGGAGATGCGCAGCTTCAGCAAAGGGGCCTCCATGCACCATCTGGCTGACTTGGCTGATGGAGAGGGTCCAGGCCCTCCCATGGCTATCCCAGGACCAATGGCAGACTGGTCCGACGACGACAGCGAACACCCGCCCACCAAGAGGTCAAGGCATGAGGCGGGCTACTCAGACCAGACACACCTCACCGACTACGATGATGCTAATGACCCACGTGTGTGGACGCAGCAGCACCTGGATGCTGCTGACATCAAGAATCCAGACCTCCTTGCTCTCACTCCACCCCAGACTGAGCCGGAGGACCAGCGGGGCCTGGctggtgaggtggatcccaagGGCCCCATGGGCTTGACGCCACTCATGATTGCCTCCTTCCGTGGAGGCGGCCTAGAGAGCCACACGGATGAGGATGACAAGGATGGGTCAGCAGCAGTGATCCAGGAGCTGATAGAGCAAGGCGCCAAGCTCAATGCCAAGATGGATCGCACTGGGGAGACTTCCCTCCACCTAGCTGCCAG gtatgcCAGAGCTGATGCAGCCAAGCGCCTGCTGGATGCCAAGGCTGATGCCAATGCCCAGGATGCCACTGGCCGCACACCACTGCATGCTGCTGTGGCTGCTGATGCCCAAGGAGTATTCCAG ATCCTCCTGAGGAATCGATCCACTGACCTGAACGCCAAAATGAACGACGGCACCACACCACTCATCCTGGCGGCACGGCTGGCCATCGAGGGAATGGTGGAGGACCTCATCAATGCTGATGCTGACATCAATGCTGCAGATGATCTGGGCAAGACAGCGCTGCATTGGGCAGCCTCTGTCAACAATGTGGAGGCAGTACAGATCTTGCTGGCCCATGGAGCAAACAGGGATGCTCAGAACAACAGG GATGAGACTCCTTTATTCCTTGCTGCCCGGGAGGGGAGCTATGAGGCGTGTAAGATCCTGCTGGACCACTTTGCTAACCGGGACATCACCGACAACATGGAGCGCCTGCCTGAAGACGTGGCCAACGAACGGCTGCACCACGACATCGTGCGTCTGCTACGGGAGCACCATCCCCGTTCTCCCCAGATGGCCCAGGTGGTCAACACTTCCCATCTGGTGTCACAACAGAACCAGCAAGCTGGAAATGTGCTCACCCAGCAGATGACACCACAGCCAGCACAGCGAACCAACACTCAGCCCAAGGCCAAGGCTCGGCGGCCAAAGTCCTCAGTCATGTCCCTACCTGGCGGGTCCATCAACACTCCCGTCAGCCCCGATGGCACCGTCTCCATCAAGCGCAGTTCCAGCATCAAGAAGAAGCGGGAAGCCTCAGGTGTGCCAAGTGTGGACTCACAGACACAGCTGTCACCACTGAACTCAACGGGATCGCCACATGGGGTGTTTGAGGCAGCCTCCAGCCCCTTCGAGACAGGTCTGTTTTCTGGCGGCCTGGGTGGTGTCAACCCCCACTTCCCTGACCTGGGTGTGGCACAGCCACCTCCCTACGAGGAGTCTGTCAAGGCTGCAGCTTCCATGAACAACCTACAACAGATTGGTGTGCGTGACAACAATCCTTTCAGTTTTGCCAGCCTGATTGAGGGCCACCCCCATCACCAGGGCCATGTGGTGCACCAGCGGCAGCAGTCTATGCCAGCTTCCTTCTCCCCACAGAGCCAGACCACCTCTCCCCCTCATCACATGACTCCTCCTCACTCATCTCCCCAGCATGTCCACTCTCCTCATGCCCAGGGCCATGCTACCTCCCCTGGCAAGATGCGGCCAGCGCTGCCCACCTCCCCCACCCACATGGCAGCCCTCAGGCACGCCACAGCCACCTCGGGATTTGAGTTTCCAACCAGTAGTGGGGCTGCGTATAGTCTGCCtggccagcagcagcaacaacagcagcagcagcagccccctcctccacctcagcaACACCAGCTTCAGCAGGCACAGGCTCACCACCAAcagaaacagcagcaacagcagatgcagcagcaccaccaacaccaaggtAGCAGTGGATTCTACCCGCACTATCCCACCCCTCCCTCACAGCACTCGGGGGTGGAGGCCACACCCCAGCACTCTCATGGGGCAGCACAGGCTGCTCATGACGCCTTCCCCACCCCTTCCCCAGAGTCCCCCGGCCAGTGGTCTTCTGCTTCCCCACGCAGCCAGAGTGACTGGTCAGAGGGGGTTAGGTCTCCTCTGGGACCCCCTGGTCTGCCACCAATACACCCACTGTATCCCAATacccaacagcagcagcaacaacaacagcaacaacaacagcaacagcaacaacaacaacaacagcagcagcaacaacaacagcaacagcaacagcaacagcaggggCAACCACAGGGTCCCCTGCAGCCTCTAGGATTGCCTTCCCAAGGCTCCATCTATATTTAG